The Myxococcota bacterium sequence GCGTGCAGCATGAGATACCCGCCCCAGTTGTAGAAGTTGAGCGCGCGCGTGCCCGGCTGGAGCGCCGCGGCATAGCGCAGCGCGGCGCGCGGATACAGGTGTGACTCGGTCCAGCGCTCGAGCGGCTGCGGGAACAGCCGCACGTCGCGCCACGACGCCAGGGCGACCGCGAGCGCGAGCAGCGCGGCAGCGAGCTCCGCGCGCGGGCGCGCGGCCTCGGGCACGAGCGCGCGCGCCGCGCCCAGCCCCGCGCTCGAGAGGCGCGCGACCAGCGGCAGGGAGCAGAGCGCGAACAGCGGGATGAAGCGCCGCGAAGTGACTGCCATGGTGCAAGTGACTGCCGCGAGCCCGAGCAGGTAGAGGTCGCCGCCCGCGCGGCCGCGGCGCACGCGTCCGACCAGCTCGAGCGCCGCGCCCGGCGCGGCCAGGAGCAGCAGCAGGCAGAAGAAACGCCCGTTGAACCAGCGCGGGTCGAGCGAGAAAGGCGGGGCCTGCCACTCGAGGATCGAGCGGAACGGCGAGCTGGAGTCGAGATAGGCGGCGGGATACTCGAGGATGCGCCAGCCCCACGGGTTGCACAGGAAGGCCAGCCCCGCGGCCGCGACCCCCAGCCACAGCGTCGGGTCGACGCGCCGCCGTGAGTCCTCGGCGGTCTGCACCAGCGCCAGGAGCCCGATCGCGCCGAAGCCGAACACGAAGCCGCCGTGCAGGTTGCACCACAGGACCATGAGCGGGGCCCACAGCCAGCGGGCGCGCGGCCAGTCGCGCGTGAGCACCACGATCCCGACGAACAAGAGAGTGACTTCGTGGGGCCGGATGTCCAGGAACCAGTAGCAGCTGGCGGCGGCGGCCCAGAGCGCCAGCGCCGAGGCCAGGCCGTCGCCCGTGTGGCGCCACGCGACCGCGCCCCAGACCGCGAACACTGCGACCAGGAGCAGGTAGTTCGCGACGGCGACCGCTTCCGGCGCCACCGAATACACCGCCCAGTAACACACTCCCCAGAGCCATTCGTGGTGCATCCACGGCTGGCCCGAGAAGGTGAAGGAGAAGTCGTCCGTGGTGGGGACGCTGTGCTGCGCCCAGATCTCGCGGCCGGCGGCCAGGTGCCACCACAGGTCCGAGCCCGCGACGGAGGGCTGGAACCAGGCACCGGCGCCAATCAGGCCGACCGCGACCCACAGGACCCGCTGGAGTTTCGCCATATTTTCGACTACGCTCCTGGGGAGCAGGCCCTTCACCCGGATTCGGCTCCTTCCGGGGCTCTTTACAGGTACTGGTAGTTCGACCCGCGGAGTAGACTCGGCAACACACCCGACTCAGTAGGGCTCCTGCGGCGGCGCAGGGTCCCTAGGGGAGTTCGCATGCATCTCACCAAGCGGCAGAAAGAGATCTTCGATTTCGTCTGCGAGTACCTCGAGCGGGCCGGATACGCGCCCAGCCTGGAGGAAATCGGCGAGAAGTTCGGGCTTTCGTCGGTCGCGACGGTGCACAAGCACGTGCAGAACCTGGTCGACAAGGGTCTGCTGCGGAAGGCCTGGAACCGCAGCCGCTCGATCGAGGTCGTGCGCGAGCAGCAGTCGGGCTCGGGCATCGAGATCCCCCTGCTCGGCCGCGTCGCGGCGGGCCAGCCGATCGAGGCGGTGGCCACGTCGGACTCGATCTCCGTACCGACCGACATGGTCGGCCGGCGCGACTGCTTCGCGCTGCGCGTCACTGGTGACTCGATGATCGACGACCACATCATGGATGGTGACATCGTGGTGCTCGAGTCGCGCAAGCTACCGCACGCCGGCGAAACGGTCGTGGCGCTGGTGCGCGGCGAGGAGTGCACGCTGAAGCGCTTCTACCAGGATGGCGGGAAGATCCGCCTCGTCCCGGCCAACGAGCGACTGTCGCCCATGGAGTTCCCGGCCGAAGACGTGCAGGTGCAGGGAGTCGTCGTCGGTCTGCTCCGGCGCTTCTAAAGGTCCGTGTATCTCACGCGCAGAATGGACTTCTCGGCGTCGCACCGCGGCGCCGACGGGAAGGTCACCGGCCACAACTACGAGCTCGAGGTCACGATCTCGGGTCCCGTGAGCCCCGAGACGGGCATGGTGCTCGACCTGAAGGAGCTCAAGGACGTGATGGAGCGCGAGGTCGAGGCGCGCTTCGATCACCGCTCGCTCACCGACGACACGCCCTGGTTCAAGGACCGCCCGGCGACGCCGGAGAACTTCGCGGCCGTGATCTTCGAGCTGCTCGAGAAGGCGCTGCCGGCGGGGACCCTGTACCGCGTGCGGCTGCATCCCACCCCCGACGTGTACGTGGAAGTGACTCGGTGATCCGCATCGTGCAGCGCTTCGCCTTCTCGGCCGCGCACGTGCTCGCGCGCGGCGACTGGCCGGCCGAGCGCAATCGCGCCGTGTACGGAAAATGCGCCAATCCGGCAGGTCACGGGCACAACTACGGAGTCGAGGTCGCCGTCGAGGGCGAGGTCGACGCGGGCAGCGGGCGGATCCTGCCCGAGGGCCGGCTCGAGGAGCTGGTGCGGACCCGCGTGCTCGACGAGCTCGACCAGACACTGCTCAACCGCGACGTGCCGGCGTTCGCGAGCACGGTGCCGACCGCCGAGAACATCGCGCGGCACATCTGGGATACCCTCGACGGGCATCTGGCGCCGGCCAGGCTCGTCGCGATCCGCCTCGTCGAGACGCGGAACAATTCGGTCGAGTACGCGGGAGGCGGAGCGGTTTGAGTCGACTGGAGGAGATCGTCGAGGAGCTCCTGGGCGAGCTCGGCGAGGACCCCAAGCGCGAGGGCCTCTTGCGCACGCCCGGCCGCGTGGCGCGCGCCTACGAGTTCTTCACCCAGGGCTACCGCCTCGACCCGCAGAAGATCCTGAACGACGCGGTGTTCGAAGAGTCCTACGACGAGATGCTGATCGTGAAGGACATCGACTTCTTCAGCCTGTGCGAGCACCACATGCTGCCGTTCTTCGGCCGCGCGCACGTGGCCTACGTGCCGAACGGGCGCATCGTGGGTCTGTCGAAGATCGCGCGCCTGGTCGAGATGTACTCGCGCCGCCTCCAGGTGCAGGAGCGGCTGACCAACGAGATTGCGCGGGTGATCGAGAAAGTGCTGCAGCCGCGGGGAGTTGCAGTCATCCTCGAGGCCCAGCACCTGTGCATGATGATGCGCGGGGTGCAGAAGAAGAACTCGTACGCGATCT is a genomic window containing:
- the lexA gene encoding transcriptional repressor LexA; amino-acid sequence: MHLTKRQKEIFDFVCEYLERAGYAPSLEEIGEKFGLSSVATVHKHVQNLVDKGLLRKAWNRSRSIEVVREQQSGSGIEIPLLGRVAAGQPIEAVATSDSISVPTDMVGRRDCFALRVTGDSMIDDHIMDGDIVVLESRKLPHAGETVVALVRGEECTLKRFYQDGGKIRLVPANERLSPMEFPAEDVQVQGVVVGLLRRF
- a CDS encoding 6-carboxytetrahydropterin synthase, with the protein product MDFSASHRGADGKVTGHNYELEVTISGPVSPETGMVLDLKELKDVMEREVEARFDHRSLTDDTPWFKDRPATPENFAAVIFELLEKALPAGTLYRVRLHPTPDVYVEVTR
- a CDS encoding 6-carboxytetrahydropterin synthase gives rise to the protein MIRIVQRFAFSAAHVLARGDWPAERNRAVYGKCANPAGHGHNYGVEVAVEGEVDAGSGRILPEGRLEELVRTRVLDELDQTLLNRDVPAFASTVPTAENIARHIWDTLDGHLAPARLVAIRLVETRNNSVEYAGGGAV
- the folE gene encoding GTP cyclohydrolase I FolE: MSRLEEIVEELLGELGEDPKREGLLRTPGRVARAYEFFTQGYRLDPQKILNDAVFEESYDEMLIVKDIDFFSLCEHHMLPFFGRAHVAYVPNGRIVGLSKIARLVEMYSRRLQVQERLTNEIARVIEKVLQPRGVAVILEAQHLCMMMRGVQKKNSYAISSAMLGEFQSDPKTRAEFVQLIHRSRDL